From a single Pseudorasbora parva isolate DD20220531a chromosome 15, ASM2467924v1, whole genome shotgun sequence genomic region:
- the fam20b gene encoding glycosaminoglycan xylosylkinase, whose amino-acid sequence MKLKQRVVVLCAVLFLLGLAKVFLLDGGEGSAASRRDLRAFRKMEAGLALAKGARLTHTLQSPWEVAAQWVGPREVYPDETPELAAVLNSLATARVERADVGYKGTQLKALLVIDGGQKVVFKPKRYTRDYVVEGEPYAGYDRHNAEIAAFHLDRILGFRRAPLVVGRFMNLRTEIKPVATDQLLSTFLMHGNNTCFYGKCYYCRETEPACAEGDVMEGSVTLWLPDVWPLQKHRHPWGRTYREGKLARWEYDESYCEAVKKMPPYDAGPRLLDVIDTAIFDYLIGNADRHHYESFQDDGGASMLILLDNAKSFGNPTLDERSILAPLYQCCMVRVSTWNRLNLLKGGVLSSAMQQATAHDPAFPVLTGPHLTALDRRLNGVLATVRQCMETQGADNTLIEDRMNLPHP is encoded by the exons ATGAAGCTGAAGCAGCGTGTGGTGGTGCTGTGCGCTGTGCTCTTTCTCCTCGGCCTGGCCAAGGTCTTCCTGCTGGATGGAGGGGAAGGATCGGCCGCCAGCCGTCGTGACCTCCGGGCCTTCCGCAAGATGGAGGCCGGCCTGGCCCTCGCCAAAGGTGCTCGCCTCACACACACCTTGCAGTCGCCCTGGGAAGTGGCCGCCCAGTGGGTGGGTCCACGGGAGGTGTACCCGGACGAAACACCCGAGTTAGCCGCTGTGCTGAACTCCCTGGCCACCGCTCGTGTGGAGAGGGCAGATGTGGGCTATAAAGGCACCCAGCTGAAAGCCCTGCTGGTGATCGACGGAGGACAGAAAGTGGTATTCAAACCAAAAAG GTACACTAGAGACTATGTGGTCGAGGGAGAGCCGTATGCAGGGTACGATCGGCATAATgctgaaattgctgctttccACTTGGACAG GATCCTGGGTTTTAGGAGAGCGCCCCTGGTGGTGGGGAGGTTTATGAATCTGCGTACAGAGATAAAGCCAGTAGCTACAGATCAGCTGCTGAGCACTTTCCTGATGCACG GAAATAATACATGTTTCTATGGGAAGTGTTATTACTGCCGTGAGACTGAGCCTGCATGTGCAGAGGGGGATGTGATGGAGGGTTCGGTTACCCTGTGGCTCCCTGACGTCTGGCCCTTACAGAAACACAGACACCCATGGGGGCGGACCTATCGAGAGGGCAAACTTGCCAG gtgGGAGTATGATGAGAGCTACTGCGAGGCAGTGAAGAAAATGCCCCCTTATGATGCTGGCCCACGACTCTTGGATGTTATCGACACAGCCATCTTTGATTACCTTATCGGTAATGCTGACCGCCATCACTATGAGAGTTTCCAAGATGATGGAGGAGCCAGTATGCTCATCCTTCTGGACAACGCCAAAAG TTTTGGGAACCCCACTCTGGATGAGAGGAGTATTCTCGCCCCTCTTTATCAGTGCTGCAT GGTCCGTGTCTCCACTTGGAATAGGCTAAACCTGCTGAAAGGTGGAGTGTTGAGTTCAGCAATGCAACAGGCCACGGCCCACGATCCCGCCTTTCCGGTGCTGACGGGGCCGCACCTCACCGCACTCGACCGCCGCCTCAACGGAGTGCTGGCCACCGTGCGGCAGTGCATGGAGACGCAGGGTGCGGACAACACGCTGATCGAGGACCGCATGAACCTGCCTCATCCTTAA